The Penicillium oxalicum strain HP7-1 chromosome IV, whole genome shotgun sequence genome contains a region encoding:
- a CDS encoding DNA repair protein rhp51, with protein MTTDQEVQPEYEDGGSTGPGAPTPLSALEGMAGLTARDIKLFVDAGYHTVERVAFTPKRQLEQIKGISEQKASKILAEANKIVPLGFTTATEMHARRSELISITTGSKQLDTLLGGGIETGSITEIFGEFRTGKSQICHTLAVTCQLPFDMGGGEGKCLYIDTEGTFRPVRLLAVAQRYGLVGEEVLDNVAYARAYNSDHQLQLLNQASQMMCETRFSLLIVDSATSLYRTDFNGRGELASRQTHLAKFLRTLQYLADEFGIAVVITNQVVAQVDGGPSAMFNPDPKKPIGGNIIAHASTTRLSLKKGRGETRICKIYDSPCLPESDCLFAINEDGIGDPSEKDLEKD; from the exons atgACAACCGATCAGGAAGTGCAGCCCGAGTACGAGGATGGCGGTTCGACCGGTCCTGGAGCCCCAACCCCGCTATCAGCGCTGGAG GGTATGGCTGGGTTGACTGCTCGCGACATCAAGTTGTTCGTGGATGCTGGGTATCATACTGTTGAACGAGTTGCCTTCAC GCCAAAGCGCCAGCTTGAACAGATCAAGGGAATTTCGGAGCAAAAAGCCAGTAAAATCCTGGCTGAGG CAAACAAAATTGTTCCTCTGGGATTTACCACGGCCACCGAAATGCACGCACGACGCAGTGAACTGATCTCCATCACGACTGGCTCTAAGCAACTCGATACGCTTCTTGGGGGTGGTATCGAAACGGGCTCAATCACGGAGATCTTCGGAGAATTCAGAACGGGAAAAAGTCAGATTTGCCACACACTTGCCGTGACCTGTCAGCTGCCATTCGACATGGGCGGCGGCGAGGGCAAGTGTCTTTACATCGATACGGAGGGAACTTTCCGGCCGGTTCGACTTCTTGCTGTTGCGCAACGATACGGCCTggttggagaagaagtccTTGACAATGTCGCATATGCGCGCGCGTACAACTCCGATCATCAACTGCAGTTACTCAACCAGGCCTCTCAAATGATGTGTGAGACGCGCTTCTCGCTCTTGATTGTGGATTCGGCCACGTCGCTGTATCGAACAGACTTCAATGGTCGTGGTGAGCTTGCATCGCGGCAGACTCATCTTGCAAAGTTCTTACGCACACTTCAATATCTGGCGGATGAGTTTGGTATTGCAGTCGTCATCACCAATCAAGTCGTGGCTCAAGTCGACGGTGGGCCCAGTGCTATGTTCAATCCTGATCCGAAGAAGCCTATTGGCGGTAATATCATTGCCCACGCCAGCACAACGCGACTGAGTTTGAAGAAGGGTCGAGGAGAAACTCGAATTTGCAAGATCTATGATAGTCCATGCCTTCCTGAAAGTGATTGTCTCTTCGCTATCAATGAGGATGGCATTGGCGATCCGAGCGAGAAAGACCTGGAGAAAGATTAA